A window of the Cololabis saira isolate AMF1-May2022 chromosome 19, fColSai1.1, whole genome shotgun sequence genome harbors these coding sequences:
- the si:ch73-127m5.2 gene encoding uncharacterized protein si:ch73-127m5.2 gives MDPSARMVGLDAQGNMVFTVVKPVMSLFQVSSEQGNSVSQGDMGLQDLSENPLVLPQAQAQAALDQDQLEMHSIQPHIPPPLQSPAPVQAEDVSHDQDQELQPNSSANSESSSQMPFAEVSSLLDPNMKGSKARKYLISYDEIKRRLQTPEKMSLRSLAAYTRVSRGPASKKTLLESLNVLGLKPSTTTSVSSSFSKLTEGDTKALCEDMKDFAHDYIDYSNMAKQLIPETNTVQHWSKIIETKNHLEDMRKGFQDPVNSGAFDNVTHGLGLGVLDVALDMIIMVIEQQIRILSGATASDPADPGQSTRRIRRRQRKTCSTDGEKPHNVPGGVKEQGKIITKSKNRAKARKKIRQETGASGPAETQTEQDKPDDVQNNVLTLVSVGYETVSGELNTAGTI, from the exons ATGGACCCGTCTGCCAGGATGGTGGGTCTGGACGCCCAGGGAAACATGGTTTTCACTGTGGTAAAACCCGTTATGAGCCTTTTCCAAGTGTCTTCGGAGCAAGGCAACAGTGTCTCACAAGGGGACATGGGCCTGCAGGATTTATCTGAAAACCCCCTAGTCCTCCCTCAGGCCCAGGCCCAGGCTgcgctggaccaggaccagctggagaTGCACAGCATCCAGCCTCATATTCCCCCTCCGCTGCAGAGTCCTGCCCCGGTCCAGGCTGAGGACGTGTCCCACGATCAGGATCAGGAGCTGCAACCAAACTCAAGTGCAaattcagagagcagcagccaGATGCCgtttgcagaggtgtcttcactCCTGGACCCCAACATGAAAGGATCCAAGGCTC GGAAGTATCTCATCTCATATGATGAAATCAAAAGGCGACTGCAAACCCCAGAGAAGATGTCCCTGCGGTCGTTGGCAGCGTACACCCGGGTCAGCAGGGGCCCGGCGAGCAAGAAGACCCTGCTGGAGTCGCTGAACGTCCTGGGCCTGAAACCCAGCACCACCACCTCCGTATCCTCATCATTCTCCAAACTCACTGAAg GTGACACTAAAGCTCTGTGTGAAGATATGAAAGATTTTGCTCATGATTACATCGACTACAGCAACATGGCAAAACAGCTCATCCCAGAGACGAATACAGTTCAACACTGGTCCAAAATTATTGAAACTAA GAACCACCTGGAGGATATGAGAAAAGGTTTCCAGGATCCAGTGAACAGCGGTGCTTTTGACAACGTCACCCACGGCCTGGGCCTGGGCGTGCTGGACGTTGCTCTGGACATGATCATCATGGTGATTGAACAGCAGATCCGCATCCTGTCGGGCGCGACGGCTTCAGACCCGGCGGACCCGGGCCAGTCCACGCGTCGCATCCGCCGGCGCCAGCGCAAAACCTGTTCCACGGACGGCGAGAAGCCTCACAACGTACCTGGAGGTGTGAAGGAGCAGGGCAAGATCATTACGAAAAGCAAGAATCGAGCCAAAGCCAGGAAAAAGATTAGACAAGAAACCGGAGCGTCTGGTCCCGCTGAGACCCAAACAGAGCAGGACAAGCCGGACGATGTCCAGAATAATGTGCTCACTCTCGTATCTGTGGGTTATGAGACGGTTTCTGGCGAGCTCAACACGGCTGGGACCATTTAA